In the genome of Lynx canadensis isolate LIC74 chromosome F1, mLynCan4.pri.v2, whole genome shotgun sequence, one region contains:
- the LOC115505005 gene encoding ubiquitin-conjugating enzyme E2 N-like, which translates to MAGLPRRIIKETQRLLAEPVPGIKAEPVPGIKAEPDESNAHYFHVVIAGPQDSPFEGGTFKLELFLPEEYPMAAPKVRFMTKIYHPNVDKLGRICLDILKDKWSPALQIRTLLLSIQALLSAPNPDDPLANDVAEQWKTNEAQAIETARAWTRLYAMNNI; encoded by the coding sequence ATGGCCGGGCTGCCCCGCAGGATTATCAAGGAAACCCAGCGTTTGCTGGCGGAACCAGTTCCTGGCATTAAAGCGGAACCAGTTCCTGGCATTAAAGCGGAACCAGATGAGAGCAACGCCCATTATTTTCATGTGGTCATTGCTGGCCCCCAGGATTCCCCCTTTGAGGGAGGGACTTTTAAACTTGAACTATTCCTTCCGGAAGAATACCCGATGGCAGCCCCTAAAGTACGTTTCATGACCAAAATTTATCATCCTAATGTAGACAAGTTGGGAAGAATATGTTTagatattttgaaagataagTGGTCCCCAGCACTGCAGATCCGCACACTTCTGCTATCGATCCAGGCATTGTTAAGTGCTCCCAATCCAGATGATCCATTAGCAAATGATGTAGCGGAACAGTGGAAGACCAACGAAGCCCAAGCCATAGAAACAGCTAGAGCATGGACTAGGCTATATGCcatgaataatatttaa